Proteins encoded together in one Sphingobacteriia bacterium window:
- a CDS encoding conjugal transfer protein TraH: MQVIRYIIVAVLLIVTTEAKASNLTHLNEFFNKMGAKGNVSQGGAYKHQQGGYYTGGSLFYRTPARNKNLFKLQTPSMRSGCGGIDLFAGGFSYISSDQLVLLLKDIGSKTMAYGFTLALDHMTPTVSNSLKYLQTLAQRMNNTNINSCEAAATVVGGLWPKTDASTRLLCNSMGTSYGKFSDYAQARQKCGSENGMEGLTDSNNIYKNVLKDEFNIAWEALKDSSFLGDESTKELFMTISGTIIAKKKGLTTIKGNKGKGVADTNYEIIYLASKALESGLIDTLLYGGNAEIYTCKDRQGKCLEVSEVSTALNLSIHEQKPQKVNTSIGLVQKVDNILRELSRKIADDEELSEAEKSFIESTNFPIQKMLVVQTAFRRGSSAISVSEYSEAIAYDILFNYLESVIDIVTHNATSLRYVQINDELLSDFRKQNLQIRKLINSKKHSVYERLSTLINVIERSKNIEKQMHHLFDQSVNREGL; the protein is encoded by the coding sequence ATGCAAGTGATACGTTACATAATAGTGGCAGTGCTCTTGATAGTTACAACTGAAGCTAAAGCTAGCAACTTAACTCATTTGAATGAGTTTTTTAATAAAATGGGAGCTAAGGGTAATGTTAGCCAAGGTGGAGCGTATAAGCATCAACAAGGAGGATATTATACAGGAGGAAGTTTATTTTATAGAACTCCTGCCAGAAATAAAAACCTTTTTAAATTACAAACTCCTTCAATGAGATCAGGATGTGGTGGTATTGATTTATTTGCAGGTGGCTTTAGTTATATTAGTTCTGATCAATTAGTATTGCTTCTTAAAGATATTGGGTCAAAAACAATGGCATATGGTTTTACCCTGGCTCTTGATCATATGACTCCAACGGTTTCAAATAGTTTAAAATATCTTCAGACATTAGCTCAACGAATGAATAATACAAATATTAATTCATGTGAAGCAGCCGCAACTGTAGTAGGTGGTTTATGGCCTAAAACTGATGCATCAACAAGACTTTTATGTAATAGCATGGGAACTTCCTATGGCAAATTCTCAGATTATGCCCAAGCAAGACAAAAATGCGGTTCTGAAAATGGTATGGAAGGTTTAACTGATAGTAATAATATTTATAAAAATGTCTTAAAAGATGAATTTAATATTGCTTGGGAAGCCTTAAAAGACAGTTCTTTTTTAGGAGATGAATCTACAAAGGAATTATTTATGACTATTTCAGGCACAATTATAGCAAAGAAAAAAGGTTTAACTACTATCAAAGGTAATAAAGGGAAAGGAGTTGCTGATACAAATTATGAAATTATATATTTAGCGTCGAAAGCGCTAGAATCCGGTCTTATAGACACCCTTCTTTACGGTGGAAACGCTGAGATTTATACATGTAAAGATAGACAAGGAAAATGTTTAGAGGTATCAGAAGTATCAACGGCTTTAAACTTATCTATACATGAACAAAAACCTCAAAAAGTAAATACTTCCATTGGCTTAGTTCAAAAAGTAGATAATATTTTAAGAGAATTATCTAGGAAAATTGCTGACGACGAGGAGCTTTCTGAGGCAGAAAAATCATTTATAGAATCTACTAATTTTCCAATACAAAAAATGCTTGTTGTCCAAACTGCTTTCCGTAGAGGTAGTAGTGCTATTAGTGTAAGCGAGTATTCTGAAGCAATAGCTTATGATATTCTATTTAATTATTTAGAAAGTGTTATTGATATTGTTACACATAATGCAACATCATTAAGATATGTTCAAATTAATGACGAACTCCTAAGTGATTTTCGTAAACAAAATTTACAAATTAGAAAATTAATAAATTCCAAAAAACATAGTGTATATGAAAGGTTAAGCACATTAATCAACGTCATTGAAAGATCAAAAAATATAGAAAAGCAAATGCACCATTTGTTTGATCAAAGTGTAAATAGAGAAGGATTATAA
- a CDS encoding conjugal transfer protein TraF, with the protein MNKKFLLLSFIVLSSNAEASFWSKKAEGWHYYEQQPKKEIIEDKKQENKENTELEIDYSKEIQNIQVELKKRLDKAIISPTESNVREYVKYQQFVINKSHTFSKNWQKVVLAHPELDETLKHPVNHVGRGVYLQQQKALKNEIIANLAKEYGLFFFFKNSCNYCHAFAPIVKNFAEKHKWAVLPISLDGGVLKEFPNSKQDNGMAESLNIANVPALIAYRASDNKLIPIAFGVTSETEIEDNILLLAGEEYASDTLHNSGSALDSYN; encoded by the coding sequence ATGAATAAAAAATTTCTCTTACTAAGTTTTATTGTTTTATCAAGTAACGCTGAAGCTTCTTTTTGGTCAAAAAAAGCAGAAGGATGGCATTATTACGAGCAGCAGCCCAAAAAAGAAATTATAGAAGATAAAAAACAAGAAAATAAGGAAAATACAGAGCTCGAAATTGATTATTCAAAAGAAATTCAAAATATTCAAGTTGAGCTTAAAAAAAGATTAGATAAAGCAATAATTTCTCCTACTGAAAGTAATGTAAGGGAATACGTAAAATATCAACAATTTGTAATTAATAAATCTCATACTTTTTCGAAAAATTGGCAAAAGGTTGTTTTAGCTCATCCTGAATTAGATGAAACTTTAAAACACCCAGTAAATCACGTTGGAAGAGGGGTTTATCTTCAACAACAAAAAGCTCTAAAAAATGAGATCATAGCGAATTTAGCAAAAGAATATGGTTTATTTTTCTTTTTTAAAAATAGTTGTAATTACTGTCATGCTTTTGCTCCCATTGTTAAAAATTTTGCTGAAAAGCATAAATGGGCTGTGCTTCCTATATCTTTAGATGGCGGAGTATTAAAAGAATTCCCAAATAGTAAACAAGATAACGGCATGGCTGAAAGCTTAAATATAGCAAATGTACCCGCTTTAATTGCTTATAGAGCTTCAGATAATAAATTAATCCCTATAGCCTTCGGGGTTACGAGCGAAACTGAGATTGAAGATAATATTTTATTGTTAGCAGGAGAGGAATATGCAAGTGATACGTTACATAATAGTGGCAGTGCTCTTGATAGTTACAACTGA
- the traN gene encoding conjugal transfer protein TraN, with the protein MKFISLLLVIFTFISSVYAEEVENEYLYNDFINSKEVAKRLLENSKSISLNPKEYIPSYEEDFNIDDSVLSQSPKLTEEAKYIYDTSQTRARFNDINKGELANQSKKILENNEQNFIEDHYVSLETQDTKDEKEYICEEAGKQKEIKCNKVISTFDIEYKPAKKDVIEHWTCCNLRCRTEDGVDHNPEWRTHEKNGALIGEDNPYCPPCARCPKPPTVIIREPEQFNLIKEETSNYCEAIENNSLRNCVKKSESCLDDIPRNFYGREFNRCWNKEFNYTCTPKSNNNCNTYKNNNCQQVGSQCIQKEDNICINWKQTYRCKVPSSKIKSENVGDDKKKIFCLNGNCADTSFDSNKEFESTLAQLSVLSEIQNNNQHKVDSLFAGEDNVCRKSGWGFSDCCKEKGKGWGHDIKITECSTNEMKLAKKVDQGLCVVIGTYTAESNLIGMKKKNRRYCCFTSKLGRILNEQARPQLGLNFGTPAHPICRGFTVDELQSIDFSKLDFIEIYEDIRSKFKPVNYDQLHKTIQNGLDNLKEDISNKLKENSIKKEGNNE; encoded by the coding sequence ATGAAGTTTATTTCTTTACTACTTGTAATATTTACTTTTATTTCGTCTGTATATGCGGAAGAAGTAGAGAATGAGTATTTATATAATGATTTTATTAATTCTAAAGAAGTAGCAAAAAGATTATTAGAAAATAGTAAAAGCATTTCCTTAAACCCTAAGGAATATATACCTAGTTATGAAGAAGATTTTAATATTGATGATTCTGTACTTTCACAATCTCCAAAACTTACTGAAGAGGCAAAATATATTTATGATACAAGTCAAACAAGGGCTCGTTTTAATGATATTAATAAAGGAGAACTTGCGAACCAAAGTAAAAAAATATTAGAAAATAATGAACAAAACTTTATTGAAGATCATTATGTTTCTTTAGAAACACAAGATACAAAAGATGAAAAAGAATATATTTGTGAAGAAGCTGGAAAACAAAAGGAAATTAAATGCAACAAGGTTATAAGCACCTTTGATATCGAATATAAACCAGCAAAAAAAGATGTTATTGAACATTGGACTTGTTGCAATCTTAGATGTCGGACGGAAGATGGTGTAGACCATAATCCTGAATGGAGAACACATGAAAAAAATGGAGCTCTTATAGGAGAAGATAACCCTTATTGTCCCCCATGTGCAAGATGTCCAAAGCCTCCAACAGTTATAATTCGTGAACCAGAACAATTTAATTTAATTAAAGAAGAAACAAGTAATTATTGTGAAGCAATTGAAAATAATAGCTTGCGTAATTGTGTAAAAAAAAGTGAAAGCTGCTTAGACGATATACCAAGAAATTTTTATGGCAGAGAATTTAATAGATGTTGGAATAAGGAATTTAATTATACATGTACTCCTAAATCAAATAATAATTGTAACACTTATAAAAATAATAACTGCCAGCAAGTAGGATCTCAATGTATACAAAAAGAAGATAATATATGTATAAATTGGAAACAAACTTATCGCTGTAAGGTACCATCATCTAAAATTAAAAGTGAGAATGTAGGTGATGATAAGAAAAAAATATTTTGTTTAAATGGCAATTGTGCGGATACAAGTTTTGATTCAAATAAAGAATTTGAATCTACATTAGCTCAATTATCTGTATTAAGTGAAATACAAAATAATAACCAACATAAGGTGGATTCCTTATTTGCAGGGGAAGATAATGTTTGTCGTAAATCTGGTTGGGGTTTTAGTGACTGTTGTAAAGAGAAAGGAAAAGGTTGGGGCCATGATATTAAAATAACCGAATGTTCCACAAATGAAATGAAGCTAGCCAAAAAAGTTGATCAAGGGCTATGCGTCGTTATTGGAACTTATACTGCTGAATCGAATTTAATAGGTATGAAAAAGAAAAATAGAAGGTATTGTTGTTTTACTTCTAAACTTGGACGTATTTTAAACGAACAAGCTCGTCCCCAATTAGGCTTGAATTTTGGAACGCCTGCACATCCAATATGTAGGGGTTTTACTGTTGATGAACTTCAAAGCATTGATTTTTCCAAGCTTGATTTTATAGAAATATATGAAGATATAAGATCTAAGTTCAAGCCCGTAAATTATGATCAGCTCCATAAGACCATTCAAAATGGCTTAGATAATTTAAAAGAAGATATTTCGAATAAATTAAAAGAAAATAGTATAAAAAAAGAGGGAAATAATGAATAA
- the trbC gene encoding type-F conjugative transfer system pilin assembly protein TrbC, translated as MLRSVIFFIPFIFYINFSHADTCKSEFSSFDYEIEKIDSKTDNLIEKYKQEIEDIYLKAEQIDQSAFKEYISEIDLHSKEILTNVHNNKDLYQFIGTTQDQTNLNGINLYVFVSFSLDQKNLVKIAKETAVNGGKLVIRGLINNSFKETAIAVKELIEQAGIGVEINPELFSKYDIKAVPTFILVDEENCSKEMSCRNFDKISGNITLDYFFKKVKEQGELKEKLL; from the coding sequence TCATGCTGATACATGCAAGAGTGAATTTAGTTCTTTTGATTATGAGATTGAGAAAATTGATTCTAAAACCGATAATTTAATAGAAAAATATAAACAAGAAATAGAAGATATTTACTTAAAAGCTGAACAAATCGATCAAAGTGCATTTAAAGAATACATAAGTGAAATAGATTTACATTCAAAAGAAATACTAACAAATGTTCATAATAATAAAGATCTCTATCAATTTATAGGAACGACTCAAGATCAAACTAATCTTAATGGAATAAATTTATATGTATTTGTTTCCTTTTCCTTAGATCAAAAAAATTTAGTGAAGATAGCAAAAGAAACTGCTGTAAATGGGGGTAAGCTTGTAATTAGAGGGCTTATTAACAATTCATTTAAAGAAACCGCAATAGCTGTAAAAGAATTAATTGAGCAGGCAGGAATTGGTGTAGAGATAAACCCAGAATTATTTTCAAAATATGATATAAAAGCCGTTCCAACTTTCATTTTAGTTGATGAAGAAAATTGTTCAAAAGAAATGTCTTGTCGTAATTTCGATAAGATTTCGGGAAACATAACCTTAGATTATTTTTTTAAAAAGGTTAAGGAACAGGGAGAATTAAAGGAGAAACTTTTATGA